One part of the Olleya sp. YS genome encodes these proteins:
- the prs gene encoding ribose-phosphate diphosphokinase, with the protein MYLNLDPQFTPFQSDKNLEFETFTFSGGEPHIKILSNLTNVSDVTITTRIQSFNDFGLLLLAIDAVKRFNIDKINVFIPYFPAARQDRVMVSGEPLSVKVYADLLNQLNLNKVTVFDTHSEVTSAVLNNCESLSNHVFIKQVVSKINKEVLLISPDGGALKKIYKVSEFLGGIPVIECSKKRNVKNGKLEGFKVYEDDLKGKDCLIVDDICDGGGTFIGLAKELKNKNAGNLYLAVSHGIFNKGFEILDQHFTKIFTTDSFKTIVEGVEQIAIKELL; encoded by the coding sequence ATGTATTTAAATTTAGATCCTCAGTTCACGCCTTTTCAATCAGATAAAAATTTAGAGTTTGAAACTTTTACTTTTTCTGGAGGAGAGCCACATATTAAAATCTTATCTAATTTAACTAACGTTTCAGATGTTACCATCACAACAAGAATCCAGTCGTTTAACGACTTTGGATTGTTATTATTAGCTATAGATGCTGTTAAGCGTTTTAATATTGATAAAATTAACGTATTTATACCATATTTTCCAGCTGCAAGACAAGATCGTGTTATGGTTAGTGGCGAACCGCTTTCGGTTAAAGTATATGCTGATTTATTAAACCAATTAAACTTAAATAAAGTTACTGTTTTTGATACACATTCAGAGGTGACATCTGCGGTTTTAAATAATTGCGAATCATTATCTAATCATGTATTTATAAAACAAGTTGTTTCTAAAATTAATAAAGAAGTGTTATTAATATCTCCAGATGGAGGTGCTTTAAAAAAGATATATAAAGTGTCTGAATTTTTAGGCGGAATTCCAGTAATAGAGTGTTCTAAAAAACGAAACGTAAAAAACGGAAAACTTGAAGGGTTTAAAGTGTATGAAGACGATTTAAAAGGAAAAGATTGCCTTATAGTTGATGATATTTGTGATGGAGGCGGAACATTTATAGGTTTAGCAAAAGAACTAAAAAACAAAAACGCTGGTAATTTATACTTGGCAGTAAGTCATGGAATTTTCAATAAAGGATTTGAAATATTAGATCAGCATTTCACTAAAATTTTCACTACTGATAGTTTTAAGACGATAGTGGAAGGTGTAGAACAGATTGCAATCAAAGAGTTATTATAA
- a CDS encoding ADP-ribosylglycohydrolase family protein: protein MKNEAIKNIFLGLSLADALGVPVEFKSREYLKQNPVKEMIGFGTHHQPAGTWSDDSSLTFCMAESLVKGYNLKNIAANFIKWKNAQIWTPHGHVFDIGIQTRRSIDTLQNIMQSEDYEALGLLKYEPDEYTNGNGSLMRILPLVFHIKGKPIKQQFDCVWEVSALTHGHIRSAISCLIYLKFAEYLMKNFSIKEAYVAMQKDIKQFFVDEDILSSEINHFKRLINNDISLLNETDIKSDGYVISTLEASFWCLLKTNSYLDVVFKAINLGDDTDTTATVVGGIAGLVYGLETIPNQWIDSLARKNDIINLCEAFSNVYE, encoded by the coding sequence ATGAAAAATGAAGCTATAAAAAACATATTTTTAGGCTTGTCCTTAGCAGATGCATTAGGTGTTCCTGTCGAGTTCAAATCTAGAGAATACTTAAAGCAAAACCCTGTTAAAGAAATGATTGGTTTTGGTACACATCATCAACCAGCAGGAACTTGGAGCGATGATAGTTCATTAACGTTTTGTATGGCAGAGAGCTTAGTTAAAGGATACAATTTAAAAAATATAGCAGCTAATTTTATAAAGTGGAAAAATGCACAAATATGGACACCACATGGACACGTTTTTGACATTGGGATTCAAACCAGAAGATCCATTGACACCCTTCAAAATATCATGCAATCAGAAGATTATGAAGCTTTAGGTTTGTTAAAATATGAACCAGATGAATATACAAATGGAAATGGCTCGTTGATGAGAATTTTACCGTTAGTGTTTCATATAAAAGGGAAACCAATTAAGCAACAATTTGATTGTGTATGGGAGGTTTCGGCATTAACTCATGGTCATATTAGAAGTGCCATTTCATGTTTGATTTATTTGAAATTTGCTGAATATCTTATGAAAAACTTTTCAATTAAAGAAGCATATGTAGCGATGCAAAAAGATATCAAACAGTTTTTTGTAGATGAAGATATTTTATCTTCTGAAATCAATCATTTTAAAAGATTAATAAATAATGATATTTCACTTTTAAATGAAACAGATATTAAGTCTGATGGTTATGTTATTAGTACTTTGGAAGCAAGTTTTTGGTGTTTGTTAAAAACAAATTCTTATTTAGATGTGGTTTTTAAGGCAATAAATTTAGGTGATGATACAGACACAACAGCAACTGTAGTTGGTGGAATTGCAGGACTAGTTTATGGTTTGGAAACAATACCAAACCAATGGATTGATAGTCTAGCTAGGAAAAATGATATTATAAATTTGTGTGAAGCGTTTTCAAATGTATATGAGTAA
- a CDS encoding RNA 2'-phosphotransferase produces MNTKDKKSISKFLSLVLRHQPEHIDLKLDKNGWANIEELIEKSKSKNIKFTTTDLEEIVITNDKKRFAFNEDKTKIRANQGHSLKTIDLQLKPVTPPEILYHGTVAKFIEAIKENGLQKMSRQHVHLSKDLDTAVKVGTRRGKPIILSVRALDMLNNGFLFYCSENGVWLTDNVPVKFIDFK; encoded by the coding sequence ATGAATACAAAAGATAAAAAAAGCATCAGTAAGTTTTTAAGCTTAGTGTTGAGACATCAACCAGAACATATTGATCTAAAATTAGATAAAAACGGTTGGGCAAACATAGAGGAGCTTATTGAAAAATCTAAAAGTAAAAATATTAAGTTTACTACTACAGATTTGGAAGAAATAGTAATAACAAATGATAAAAAACGTTTCGCCTTCAATGAAGACAAAACTAAAATAAGAGCCAATCAAGGACACTCATTAAAAACAATTGATTTACAACTAAAACCAGTAACTCCTCCAGAGATTTTATACCATGGTACAGTTGCAAAATTTATTGAAGCTATTAAGGAAAATGGATTACAAAAAATGAGTAGACAACACGTTCATTTAAGTAAAGATTTAGATACAGCTGTAAAAGTTGGAACAAGAAGAGGAAAACCAATTATTTTAAGTGTCAGAGCTTTAGATATGTTAAATAATGGATTTCTGTTTTACTGTTCAGAAAACGGAGTATGGTTAACAGATAATGTACCAGTAAAATTTATTGATTTTAAATAA
- a CDS encoding metallophosphoesterase family protein, whose product MTRTLAIGDIHGGFKALKQLLQRIDIKEDDSFIFLGDYVDGWSDSAQVIQYLIEFSKQYDCIFIKGNHDAWCEQWLEKGIENQPWFVNGGQETIESYRSFTQEEKQIHLKFFKDMKLYHIDKKDRLFIHAGFTSMHGVEKEVHTENFYFDRTLWEMAITMDKRIEKHSELYPNRLKHYHEIYIGHTPTIRFNSEVPLKAINVWNVDTGAAFSGKLSAIDIDTKEVFQSDEVQKLYLNEKGRNHNPYRIIKKKYPK is encoded by the coding sequence ATGACAAGAACACTAGCAATAGGAGATATTCACGGAGGTTTTAAAGCATTGAAACAATTATTGCAACGTATAGACATAAAGGAAGATGATAGCTTTATTTTTTTAGGAGACTATGTTGATGGTTGGAGTGATTCGGCTCAAGTTATTCAGTATTTAATTGAATTTTCAAAGCAATATGATTGCATCTTTATAAAAGGAAATCATGATGCTTGGTGTGAACAATGGTTAGAAAAAGGAATAGAAAATCAACCTTGGTTTGTAAACGGAGGACAAGAGACTATTGAAAGCTATAGAAGTTTTACTCAAGAAGAAAAGCAAATCCATTTAAAGTTCTTTAAAGATATGAAATTGTATCATATCGATAAAAAAGATAGGTTATTTATACATGCAGGATTTACATCTATGCATGGTGTAGAAAAAGAAGTGCATACAGAAAACTTTTACTTTGATAGAACACTTTGGGAAATGGCTATAACAATGGATAAAAGAATTGAAAAACATTCAGAATTATATCCAAATAGATTAAAACATTATCATGAAATTTATATTGGACATACACCTACAATTCGTTTTAATTCTGAAGTGCCATTAAAAGCCATCAATGTTTGGAATGTAGATACAGGAGCTGCTTTTTCAGGAAAATTATCAGCAATAGATATTGATACTAAAGAAGTATTTCAAAGTGACGAGGTACAAAAATTATATTTAAATGAAAAGGGAAGAAATCATAATCCTTACAGAATCATAAAAAAGAAATACCCAAAATAA
- a CDS encoding nicotinate phosphoribosyltransferase: MNPLLYTDGYKVDHRRQYPDKTTLVYSNWTPRMSRIKDVNQVVFFGLQYFIKKYMIEDFNTNFFNQPKAEVCKKYQRRINNYLGENNVGIKHIEDLHDLGYLPMIIKALPEGVSVPIRVPMLTMYNTKTEFFWLTNYFETILSTTLWLPCNSATIAKQYRKILDQYAEETSSVPEFVDWQGHDFSMRGMGGLEAAIVSSAGHLLSFTGTDTIPTIDFLEDYYNANSDTQLVGGSVAATEHSVMCMGTNSGEQETFKRLITEVYPNGIVSIVSDTWDLWKVLTEYLPNLKEDVLGRNGKVVIRPDSGNPADIICGNPNGKTEAEKKGVIQLLWEIFGGTTNAKGYKELDSHIGAIYGDSITIDRATDICQRLKENGFASTNVVLGIGSFTYQYNTRDTFGFAMKATYGEVNGDAREIYKNPITDDGTKKSAKGLIKIEKENGNYKLVDQVSWYEEQKGELNEVFRDGKLLVDDSLDEIRKRIRA, translated from the coding sequence ATGAATCCACTACTATATACAGACGGTTACAAAGTTGACCACAGAAGACAATATCCCGATAAAACCACATTAGTATATTCTAATTGGACACCAAGGATGAGCAGAATTAAAGACGTAAATCAAGTCGTGTTTTTTGGCTTGCAGTATTTTATAAAAAAATACATGATTGAAGATTTTAATACTAACTTTTTTAATCAACCAAAAGCTGAGGTTTGTAAAAAATATCAAAGACGCATTAATAATTATTTAGGCGAAAACAATGTAGGTATCAAACATATTGAAGATTTGCACGATTTAGGCTATTTACCAATGATAATAAAAGCATTGCCAGAAGGTGTGTCTGTACCAATTCGTGTGCCAATGCTAACCATGTACAATACAAAAACAGAATTTTTCTGGTTGACTAATTATTTTGAAACCATATTATCAACAACCTTGTGGTTGCCTTGTAACTCGGCAACAATTGCAAAACAATACCGTAAAATTTTAGACCAATATGCAGAGGAAACGTCTTCTGTTCCAGAATTTGTAGATTGGCAAGGTCATGATTTCTCGATGCGCGGAATGGGAGGATTGGAAGCTGCTATAGTATCTTCTGCAGGACATTTATTAAGTTTTACAGGTACTGACACAATACCAACAATAGATTTTTTAGAAGACTATTATAATGCAAATTCAGATACCCAGTTAGTTGGTGGTTCTGTTGCAGCAACAGAACATTCAGTGATGTGTATGGGGACTAATTCTGGAGAGCAAGAGACCTTTAAAAGATTAATTACAGAGGTCTATCCAAACGGAATTGTATCCATCGTTTCTGATACTTGGGATTTATGGAAAGTATTAACCGAGTATCTACCAAATTTAAAAGAAGACGTTTTAGGTAGAAATGGAAAAGTGGTCATCCGACCAGATTCTGGTAATCCAGCTGATATCATTTGTGGTAATCCTAACGGAAAAACGGAAGCTGAAAAAAAAGGAGTAATACAATTGCTTTGGGAGATTTTTGGAGGCACAACAAACGCAAAAGGCTATAAAGAATTAGACAGCCATATTGGAGCAATTTATGGAGACAGTATCACCATAGATAGAGCTACAGATATTTGTCAGCGATTAAAAGAAAATGGTTTTGCATCTACCAATGTAGTATTAGGTATTGGCTCTTTTACTTACCAATATAATACACGTGATACTTTTGGCTTTGCAATGAAAGCGACTTATGGCGAAGTAAATGGAGACGCAAGAGAAATCTATAAAAACCCAATTACAGATGATGGAACCAAAAAGTCTGCTAAGGGTTTAATTAAAATTGAAAAAGAAAATGGTAATTATAAACTAGTAGATCAAGTCTCATGGTATGAAGAACAAAAAGGGGAATTAAATGAGGTATTTAGAGACGGAAAACTATTAGTTGATGATTCTTTAGATGAAATTAGAAAACGAATTAGAGCTTAA
- a CDS encoding TIGR04283 family arsenosugar biosynthesis glycosyltransferase, whose translation MISIIIPVLNEAKYITEVLYHLIDNASLNTIQEIIVVDGGSTDDTVNIIKQLDLNITILQSEKGRAKQMNLGAKVAKGDILYFLHADSFPPTHYDQLILNEIKKGNNAGCFRLQFDSNHWWLRLASWLTQFSWRACRGGDQSQFITKALFNDIGGFNETYTIYEDNILINELYRRKEFVVINKKLKTSSRLYEKHGVWKLQYHFWTIYVKKWFGASSDELFDYYKKHIA comes from the coding sequence ATGATTAGTATTATTATTCCTGTCTTAAACGAAGCAAAATACATTACAGAGGTATTGTATCATCTAATAGACAATGCATCACTTAATACTATTCAAGAAATTATAGTTGTTGATGGAGGCAGTACTGATGATACAGTCAATATTATAAAACAATTAGACCTCAATATAACCATATTACAATCTGAAAAAGGTCGTGCTAAGCAGATGAATCTTGGTGCAAAAGTGGCTAAAGGAGATATTCTCTATTTTTTGCATGCAGATTCTTTTCCGCCAACACATTATGACCAACTTATTTTAAATGAAATTAAAAAAGGAAATAACGCTGGTTGCTTTAGGCTACAATTTGATAGTAACCATTGGTGGTTGCGTTTGGCCAGTTGGTTAACACAATTTTCATGGCGAGCTTGTCGAGGAGGTGACCAAAGCCAATTTATTACTAAAGCTTTATTTAATGACATTGGTGGTTTTAACGAAACCTATACTATTTACGAAGACAATATTTTAATTAATGAATTATACAGACGCAAAGAATTTGTAGTCATTAACAAAAAGCTAAAAACCTCTTCACGATTATACGAAAAACATGGTGTCTGGAAGCTACAATACCACTTTTGGACCATTTACGTAAAGAAGTGGTTTGGTGCTTCGTCTGATGAGTTGTTTGACTATTACAAAAAACATATTGCATAA
- a CDS encoding DUF547 domain-containing protein translates to MKQLLIIVLALITSSCCSAKKITQESSKQIPENTFVTVEDIPETDNNSISQTVEVKDENNNIIAEVDTHEEAKQVLVNNSLKTDTISYVSHPPKPPKQENTLSINHSRWNTLLQKYVSEQGHVNYQKFKNDKTSLALYIDTLSENVPTDDWSRAEKLAYWINAYNALTVDLIVKNYPIESIKDIKDPWEQRLWKLGNKWYNLDEIEHKILRKMDEPRIHFAIVCASYSCPKLQNTAFTAENLDAQLTNATKEFLSDTKRNEITKNKLKLSKIFRWFDDDFKQNGSLIDFINTYTTTNISEDAKISYKDYNWDLND, encoded by the coding sequence ATGAAACAGCTTCTAATTATAGTTTTAGCATTAATTACATCATCTTGTTGCAGTGCAAAAAAAATTACTCAAGAGTCTTCAAAACAAATTCCTGAAAATACTTTTGTAACAGTTGAGGACATTCCTGAAACGGATAATAATAGTATTTCTCAAACTGTTGAAGTTAAGGATGAAAATAACAATATAATTGCAGAGGTTGATACTCATGAAGAGGCTAAACAAGTTTTAGTAAACAATTCTCTAAAAACAGATACTATATCGTATGTGTCACATCCTCCAAAACCACCAAAACAAGAAAACACCTTATCAATTAACCACAGTAGATGGAATACCTTACTTCAAAAATATGTGTCTGAACAAGGACATGTTAACTATCAAAAATTTAAAAATGACAAAACATCATTAGCTCTTTATATTGATACTTTAAGCGAAAATGTTCCAACAGACGATTGGTCTAGAGCAGAAAAATTAGCCTATTGGATTAATGCATACAATGCATTAACAGTAGATTTAATAGTAAAAAATTATCCAATAGAAAGCATTAAAGACATCAAAGACCCTTGGGAACAACGCTTATGGAAACTAGGTAATAAATGGTATAATTTAGATGAAATTGAGCATAAAATACTTCGTAAAATGGACGAACCTCGTATCCATTTTGCTATTGTCTGTGCCTCATATTCTTGTCCTAAACTTCAAAACACAGCATTTACTGCTGAAAATTTAGACGCGCAATTGACCAATGCTACAAAAGAATTTTTGAGTGATACAAAGCGTAATGAGATTACTAAAAACAAATTAAAATTATCTAAAATTTTTAGATGGTTTGATGACGACTTTAAACAAAATGGTAGTCTGATAGATTTTATCAATACATATACTACGACTAATATATCTGAAGACGCTAAAATTAGTTACAAAGATTACAATTGGGATTTAAATGATTAG
- a CDS encoding sterol desaturase family protein produces the protein MEKYIDIIKNAYTGYWNYLKNEIIFPNSWDNYFYGLIIISIAVWLLEIAFPWRKNQAIFRKDFWLDTFYMFFNFFLLNLIILIALSKTVTTFFDDILGVIGLSVSSFQLFDVDDLPLWLGLFIFFIISDFTQWVTHNLLHRIPFLWNFHKVHHSVKEMGFAAHLRYHWMEPIIYKSMLYIPIAIIGGFDAQQVAIVHFFAITIGHLNHANLGWDYGALKYIFNNPKMHIWHHAKQLPEHVRYGVNFGLTLSIWDYLFKTNYVPHSGRDIELGFKGDETFPKDFINQELYPLKK, from the coding sequence ATGGAAAAGTACATAGACATTATAAAAAATGCCTATACTGGCTACTGGAATTATCTTAAAAACGAGATTATTTTTCCGAACAGTTGGGACAACTATTTTTATGGTTTAATCATTATATCCATAGCAGTTTGGTTATTAGAAATAGCATTCCCTTGGCGAAAAAATCAAGCCATTTTCCGTAAAGATTTTTGGTTGGATACCTTTTATATGTTTTTTAATTTTTTCTTGCTAAATCTTATTATTCTTATTGCCTTATCTAAAACTGTAACTACTTTTTTTGATGATATTTTAGGTGTTATTGGGTTATCAGTGTCTAGCTTTCAATTGTTTGATGTGGATGATCTACCATTGTGGTTAGGCTTGTTTATTTTCTTTATCATTTCCGACTTTACACAGTGGGTAACTCATAATTTACTGCATCGTATTCCGTTTTTATGGAACTTTCATAAAGTCCACCATAGTGTAAAAGAAATGGGGTTTGCAGCACATTTACGCTACCATTGGATGGAGCCTATAATATATAAATCTATGTTATATATTCCTATTGCTATTATTGGTGGTTTTGATGCGCAACAAGTAGCTATTGTACACTTTTTTGCTATTACAATTGGACATTTAAATCATGCTAATTTAGGTTGGGACTATGGTGCTTTAAAATACATTTTTAATAATCCTAAAATGCATATATGGCATCATGCTAAACAATTACCAGAGCATGTAAGGTATGGTGTTAACTTTGGACTAACCTTAAGTATTTGGGACTATCTATTTAAAACCAATTACGTACCACATAGTGGTCGTGATATCGAACTAGGTTTTAAAGGAGATGAAACCTTTCCAAAAGATTTTATTAATCAAGAGTTATACCCATTAAAAAAATGA
- the arsM gene encoding arsenosugar biosynthesis arsenite methyltransferase ArsM, producing the protein MSYLNATNDLYKEAALTPDVGLCCTTNPIWELPGLKIPRIMQEMNYGCGSTVNARDLTNNPKMLYVGVGGGMELLQFSYFNRQKGGVIGIDVVDEMLEASRKNFIEAETQNDWFKSEFVDLKKGDALNLPVEDNSIDVAAQNCLFNIFKAEDLKKAIDEMYRVLKPHGRLVMSDPTCEQPMNDTLRNDDRLRALCLSGSLPIAEYVKALTDAGFGTIEIRARKPYRILDPKHYPTDELIYIESIEVAAIKDPMPEDGPCIFTGKAAIYYGNEDFFDDKKGHILLKNQPIAICDKTAGALEDLRRDDIFISESTYHYDGGGCC; encoded by the coding sequence ATGAGCTATTTAAACGCTACAAACGATTTATACAAAGAAGCAGCATTAACTCCAGATGTTGGATTATGCTGTACGACCAACCCTATTTGGGAATTACCAGGCTTGAAAATTCCTAGAATTATGCAAGAAATGAATTACGGTTGTGGAAGCACTGTAAACGCTAGAGACTTAACCAACAACCCTAAAATGCTTTATGTTGGTGTTGGTGGTGGAATGGAGCTTTTACAATTTTCTTATTTTAATCGTCAAAAAGGTGGTGTCATTGGTATAGACGTGGTTGATGAAATGTTAGAAGCCTCACGTAAAAACTTTATAGAAGCCGAAACACAAAACGATTGGTTTAAAAGCGAATTTGTCGACCTTAAAAAAGGAGATGCTTTAAACCTACCTGTTGAAGATAATTCTATTGACGTTGCAGCACAAAACTGTTTATTCAATATTTTTAAAGCGGAAGATTTAAAAAAAGCAATAGACGAAATGTATCGTGTATTAAAACCACACGGAAGATTGGTAATGAGCGACCCAACCTGTGAGCAACCTATGAATGATACACTACGTAACGATGACAGATTACGTGCTTTATGCTTAAGCGGTAGCTTACCAATTGCAGAATACGTAAAAGCATTAACTGATGCAGGTTTTGGAACCATAGAAATTAGAGCCAGAAAACCATACAGAATTTTAGATCCAAAACATTATCCAACAGACGAGTTAATCTATATTGAATCTATTGAAGTTGCTGCCATTAAAGACCCAATGCCAGAAGATGGTCCTTGTATTTTTACTGGTAAAGCAGCTATTTATTATGGAAATGAAGACTTTTTTGATGACAAAAAAGGACATATTTTATTAAAAAATCAGCCTATTGCTATTTGTGATAAAACAGCTGGTGCGCTGGAAGACTTAAGAAGAGACGATATTTTTATTAGTGAGTCTACTTACCATTATGATGGTGGTGGATGTTGTTAG
- a CDS encoding purine-nucleoside phosphorylase: MIKQINKTVDYLKDKGFDNPEVGIILGTGLGKLTDELEIIQEVSYNHIPNFPTATVEFHKGKLIYGNLAGKKVIVMQGRFHVYEGYTLQDVTYPVRIMEKLGIKTLLVSNAAGAINLDFKKGELMLIDDHINLQGSSPLAFKGVEALGERFADMSAPYNLKINATLKSIANANNIKLHEGVYASVVGPQLETRAEYRMLKIIGADAVGMSTVPEVIVANHLGLKVAAVSVLTDECDPNNLKPVNIAEIIAMANKAEPNMITLFKELIKNL, translated from the coding sequence ATGATAAAACAGATTAATAAAACTGTAGACTACCTTAAAGACAAAGGGTTTGATAATCCTGAAGTTGGAATAATTTTAGGCACAGGATTAGGTAAATTAACCGATGAATTAGAGATTATTCAAGAGGTAAGTTACAACCATATTCCTAACTTTCCGACAGCTACAGTCGAGTTTCATAAAGGAAAATTAATATATGGAAACCTAGCTGGAAAAAAGGTAATTGTTATGCAAGGTCGTTTTCATGTTTATGAAGGCTATACGTTACAAGATGTAACGTATCCTGTTAGAATTATGGAAAAATTAGGTATCAAAACCCTATTAGTATCCAATGCTGCTGGAGCCATTAATTTAGACTTTAAAAAAGGCGAATTAATGCTAATTGATGACCACATCAATTTACAAGGTAGTTCTCCTCTAGCCTTTAAAGGTGTTGAAGCACTTGGCGAACGTTTTGCGGACATGAGTGCACCTTACAATTTAAAGATTAACGCTACCTTAAAAAGTATAGCCAATGCAAATAATATCAAGCTACACGAAGGTGTCTACGCTAGCGTTGTTGGACCACAGCTAGAAACCAGAGCAGAATACAGAATGCTTAAAATTATTGGTGCAGATGCAGTAGGTATGAGTACGGTTCCAGAAGTGATTGTAGCCAATCATTTAGGATTAAAAGTTGCAGCAGTGTCAGTTTTGACAGACGAATGTGACCCAAACAACTTAAAACCTGTGAATATAGCAGAAATCATTGCTATGGCTAACAAAGCAGAACCTAACATGATTACATTATTTAAAGAATTAATAAAGAACTTATAA
- a CDS encoding TIGR04282 family arsenosugar biosynthesis glycosyltransferase produces the protein MTNKNLIITFTRNPELGKVKTRLAKTIGKTSALAIYEKLLEHTESVLHNLDCDKAVYYSVQVRDNDIWDSSIYQKHQQSGDDLGLRMQNAFEEGFNKGYKNIVIVGSDLYDLKSKHITDAFSALKDNDVVIGPAEDGGYYLLGMKNMHSNIFKNKKWGTETVFEDTMKGLQNESVFLLEPLNDIDTFEDIQNNDTLKALITR, from the coding sequence ATGACTAATAAAAACCTCATTATTACGTTTACCAGAAATCCAGAATTAGGAAAAGTTAAGACTAGATTAGCCAAAACCATTGGCAAAACTTCCGCTTTAGCGATATATGAAAAATTATTAGAACATACTGAAAGTGTTTTACACAATTTAGATTGTGACAAAGCGGTTTATTATTCAGTTCAAGTAAGAGATAATGATATTTGGGACTCCAGCATCTATCAAAAACACCAACAAAGTGGTGATGATTTAGGTTTAAGAATGCAAAATGCGTTTGAAGAAGGTTTTAATAAAGGTTATAAAAATATAGTTATTGTTGGTAGTGATTTGTATGATTTAAAATCTAAACATATTACTGATGCCTTTAGTGCTTTAAAAGATAACGATGTTGTTATTGGTCCAGCAGAAGATGGTGGCTATTATCTTTTGGGTATGAAAAACATGCATTCAAACATTTTTAAAAATAAAAAATGGGGAACAGAAACGGTTTTTGAAGACACCATGAAGGGTTTACAAAATGAAAGCGTATTTTTGTTAGAACCTTTAAACGACATAGATACGTTTGAAGATATTCAAAATAACGACACACTTAAAGCATTGATTACAAGATGA
- a CDS encoding rhodanese-like domain-containing protein, with the protein MKHYLFYILVFFSSVGWSQDTLSELLKKHNTNSVPYMSVQELAMPKTDAIILDAREKNEFEVSHIKGATFVGYDLFDINEVIKNLPNKDETIVVYCSLGIRSETIAEQLKKLGYTSVYNLYGGIFEWKNKGFSVVDSQGKETENIHVFNKQWSKWLTKGIKVFDKDSNQDND; encoded by the coding sequence ATGAAACATTATTTATTTTATATACTCGTTTTCTTTTCAAGTGTTGGATGGTCACAAGATACACTGTCTGAGCTTTTAAAAAAACACAACACTAATAGCGTTCCTTACATGAGTGTTCAAGAATTAGCAATGCCAAAAACTGATGCTATTATTTTGGATGCAAGAGAAAAAAATGAGTTTGAAGTCAGTCACATTAAAGGTGCTACTTTTGTGGGTTATGACCTCTTTGATATAAATGAAGTGATTAAAAATTTGCCCAATAAAGATGAAACAATTGTGGTATACTGCTCATTAGGGATACGATCTGAAACTATAGCAGAACAACTTAAAAAACTAGGTTACACAAGTGTTTACAACTTATATGGCGGCATTTTTGAGTGGAAGAATAAGGGTTTTAGTGTTGTGGATTCACAAGGAAAAGAAACAGAAAACATACATGTCTTTAATAAACAATGGAGCAAATGGTTAACTAAAGGTATTAAAGTTTTCGACAAAGATTCAAATCAAGATAATGACTAA